A window from Vulcanimicrobium alpinum encodes these proteins:
- a CDS encoding ABC transporter ATP-binding protein → MPIIETRDLRKVFRTLVRQPGVAGSLRTLLSRTYEDKVAVEGVTMALEAGELVGYIGPNGAGKSTTIKMLTGILVPTSGEVRVAGLVPYEQRRRNARNIGVVFGQRSQLYWDLPLIESFELLRAIYGIPKERYAANLAHFTETLDMGPFLQTPVRQLSLGQRMRGDFAAAMLHDPRVVFLDEPTIGLDVVAKEAIREFVARVNRDRGTTFILTTHDLADVERLCRRIVLIDRGTLVYDGEIDALRDRYGTHRTLVVTFCESYPDVAVEGAELESREGTTARLRFDRRTTSAEVLIRRVADRYCISDVSIEEPELESIIRRIYLEGYTEAPALTAPA, encoded by the coding sequence ATGCCGATCATCGAGACGCGCGATCTCCGCAAGGTGTTCCGGACCCTCGTCCGGCAGCCGGGCGTCGCCGGCTCCCTGCGCACGCTCCTCTCGCGGACGTACGAAGACAAGGTCGCGGTCGAGGGCGTGACGATGGCGCTGGAGGCCGGCGAGCTGGTCGGCTACATCGGCCCCAACGGCGCGGGGAAGTCGACGACGATCAAGATGCTCACCGGGATCCTCGTCCCGACGTCGGGCGAGGTCCGCGTCGCCGGGCTGGTCCCCTACGAGCAGCGCCGGCGCAACGCGCGCAACATCGGCGTCGTCTTCGGGCAGCGCTCGCAGCTGTATTGGGATCTGCCGCTGATCGAGTCGTTCGAATTGCTGCGCGCGATCTACGGAATCCCGAAGGAGCGCTACGCCGCGAACCTCGCGCACTTCACCGAGACGCTCGACATGGGCCCGTTCTTGCAGACGCCGGTGCGCCAGCTCTCGCTCGGGCAGCGCATGCGCGGCGACTTCGCCGCGGCGATGCTGCACGATCCGCGGGTCGTCTTCCTTGACGAGCCGACGATCGGCCTCGACGTCGTCGCGAAGGAAGCGATCCGCGAGTTCGTCGCCCGCGTGAACCGCGATCGCGGGACGACCTTCATTCTGACCACGCACGATCTGGCCGACGTCGAGCGGCTCTGCCGCCGCATCGTGCTGATCGACCGCGGCACGCTCGTCTACGACGGCGAGATCGACGCGCTGCGCGACCGCTACGGCACGCACCGCACGCTCGTCGTCACGTTCTGCGAGAGCTATCCCGACGTGGCCGTCGAGGGCGCGGAACTCGAGTCGCGCGAGGGGACGACGGCGCGCCTGCGCTTCGACCGCCGCACGACCTCCGCCGAAGTGCTGATCCGGCGGGTCGCCGACCGCTACTGCATCAGCGACGTCTCGATCGAAGAGCCCGAGCTCGAGTCGATCATCCGCCGGATCTACCTGGAAGGCTACACCGAGGCGCCCGCGCTTACGGCACCCGCATGA
- a CDS encoding MFS transporter, whose product MRPPGGGSEPRVPDQRPSTLGAFAFRDFRLLWGGLLVSNLGTWMQFTALGYYVASLAPDDRIGALNIGLIGAARAVPVLILSPFAGVVADRYPRRLVLLITNLATVVLSFLVFVLIATKHAPLWTLMITSGLQAATQSFDAPARQSWVPLMVPREFVAAAIGLNSIAFNAPSVVGPPLAGILIAWIGVAPCYLVNAATTLAVVIALGFMKPAPPSSRIRGHVFGAILEGVRFLAAHPVLRWVVLLLVVTSLTVRPYNFLLPAYAVHVIHTDAAGLGWLMAASGVGAIGGAFFTAATGGERRGIIWAVSAIVTSAGVGILGLTSQFWPAAGILTVIGLATLSFIGSSNILLQTLSPDDMRGRAVSVYSMILLGLVPLGSLIIGSIATVLQLRMTLVLAGILATAVALAIALGRPEVSEA is encoded by the coding sequence GTGAGGCCGCCGGGAGGCGGCAGCGAACCGCGCGTCCCCGATCAGCGTCCGAGCACGCTGGGTGCGTTCGCGTTTCGCGATTTTCGCCTGCTCTGGGGCGGGCTGCTGGTCTCGAATCTCGGCACGTGGATGCAGTTCACGGCGCTCGGCTACTACGTCGCGTCGCTCGCGCCCGACGACCGCATCGGCGCGCTCAATATCGGGCTGATCGGCGCGGCGCGCGCGGTGCCGGTGCTGATCCTCTCACCGTTCGCCGGCGTCGTCGCCGACCGGTATCCCCGGCGTCTGGTTCTGCTGATCACGAACCTGGCGACGGTGGTGCTGTCGTTCCTCGTCTTCGTGCTCATCGCGACGAAGCACGCGCCGCTGTGGACGCTCATGATCACCAGCGGACTGCAGGCCGCGACGCAGTCGTTCGACGCGCCGGCTCGCCAGAGCTGGGTCCCGCTGATGGTGCCGCGTGAGTTCGTCGCCGCGGCGATCGGCTTGAACTCGATCGCGTTCAATGCGCCCAGCGTCGTCGGACCCCCGCTGGCGGGGATCCTGATCGCGTGGATCGGTGTCGCGCCGTGCTATCTGGTGAACGCCGCGACGACGCTCGCGGTGGTGATCGCGCTCGGCTTCATGAAACCGGCGCCGCCGTCGAGCCGCATCCGCGGACACGTCTTCGGCGCGATCCTCGAGGGAGTCCGATTTCTCGCCGCGCATCCCGTCCTGCGCTGGGTGGTGCTGCTGCTCGTCGTCACGTCGCTGACCGTCCGGCCGTACAACTTTCTCTTGCCGGCGTACGCGGTCCACGTGATCCATACCGACGCCGCGGGCCTCGGCTGGCTGATGGCGGCGAGCGGCGTCGGCGCGATCGGCGGTGCGTTCTTCACCGCCGCAACCGGCGGCGAACGGCGCGGGATCATCTGGGCGGTGTCGGCGATCGTGACTTCGGCCGGGGTGGGGATCCTCGGACTGACCTCGCAGTTCTGGCCCGCGGCCGGAATCCTGACGGTGATCGGTCTGGCAACGCTGTCGTTCATCGGATCGTCGAACATTCTGCTGCAGACGCTCTCGCCCGACGACATGCGCGGCCGTGCCGTCTCGGTGTACTCGATGATCCTGCTCGGTCTGGTTCCGCTGGGTTCGCTCATCATCGGCTCGATCGCGACGGTGCTGCAATTGCGCATGACGCTGGTCCTCGCCGGAATCCTCGCAACCGCCGTGGCGCTGGCAATTGCGCTCGGGCGGCCGGAGGTGAGCGAAGCGTGA
- a CDS encoding AAA family ATPase, with the protein MIVTVSRAYGASALDVCRLVAEQTSYRLVNEELPVVVAARLGTSAEMVETVSDRPRPFGQRVLDQLGGALPETAQPSVTTDRDLARETRRGIDALVREIAAEDNAIILGRVAGTILCEWSNVVRVFLSAPLPWRIARVMESLQCDEHTARAEIARIDEARRTYAKEHYRVTWGDPRNYDIVLDTSRFGVTGTATLIVAAVRAASA; encoded by the coding sequence GTGATCGTCACGGTCTCGCGCGCCTACGGCGCTTCGGCCCTCGACGTCTGCCGGCTCGTCGCCGAGCAGACCAGCTACCGGCTCGTGAACGAGGAGCTCCCGGTCGTGGTCGCCGCGCGCTTGGGGACGTCGGCGGAGATGGTCGAGACCGTCTCCGACCGGCCGCGCCCGTTCGGTCAGCGCGTCCTCGACCAGCTCGGCGGGGCGCTGCCGGAGACGGCGCAGCCGAGCGTCACGACCGACCGCGATCTGGCGCGCGAGACGCGGCGCGGGATCGACGCGCTGGTGCGCGAGATCGCCGCGGAGGACAACGCGATCATCCTCGGCCGGGTCGCCGGAACGATCCTGTGCGAGTGGTCCAACGTCGTGCGCGTCTTTTTGAGCGCTCCGCTCCCGTGGCGGATCGCGCGGGTGATGGAGTCGCTCCAGTGCGACGAGCACACCGCGCGTGCCGAGATCGCCCGCATCGACGAGGCGCGGCGCACCTACGCGAAGGAACACTATCGCGTGACCTGGGGCGATCCGCGCAACTACGACATCGTTCTCGACACGTCGCGCTTCGGCGTGACGGGAACCGCGACGCTCATCGTCGCGGCGGTGCGGGCAGCGAGCGCGTGA
- a CDS encoding cryptochrome/photolyase family protein, producing MIGMTADHSADGPTTIWITGDQCSVRNSALAGADPARSIVLMIESVARGAMLPYHKRKLVLIYAVMRHFAEDLRAAGWRVDYRAEQPDFAQAFAAHVAVSAPSRLRIEEQSEWGMTERLCALAHEHGLPVDVTPPSNVVSEPEDYDRLLRGDGARVTMETFYRAMRVKTGVLMDGAEPAGGRWNFDRENRSPPPKTGLRFAPRATFPPDAITRGAIATVETHFGDHPGDIGDWDLPVTRTDALAMLDDFCERRLDTFGPWQDAMVAGERAMSHSLLSAAINVGLLHPLEVVERAELAFRSGRARLASVEGFVRQVLGWREFVWRTYRCWMPEYKERNALGADLPLPAFYRDGQTRMFCMREAVSHVRETAYAHHILRLMVLGNFALIAGVVPREAHDWFHAMFVDGYDWVMAPNAIGMALHADGGLVGTKPYAASANYIAKMSNYCGRCRYDPKQATGEDACPFNALYWDFIARNERRFAANHRMRVIVRAWAGRPAAWRVAVRERARLLRERMRAGAPV from the coding sequence ATGATCGGCATGACTGCAGACCATTCGGCGGACGGGCCGACGACCATCTGGATCACCGGCGACCAGTGCTCGGTGCGCAACTCCGCCCTGGCCGGGGCCGATCCCGCGCGCAGCATCGTGCTGATGATCGAGTCGGTCGCGCGCGGTGCGATGCTTCCGTACCACAAGCGCAAGCTCGTGCTGATCTACGCGGTGATGCGCCATTTCGCGGAGGACCTGCGCGCCGCCGGGTGGCGGGTCGATTACCGGGCGGAACAGCCGGACTTCGCGCAGGCGTTCGCCGCGCACGTCGCCGTTTCGGCGCCGTCGCGCCTGCGCATTGAAGAGCAGAGCGAATGGGGGATGACCGAGCGCTTGTGCGCGCTCGCGCACGAGCACGGCCTGCCGGTCGACGTCACGCCGCCCTCGAACGTGGTGAGCGAGCCGGAGGACTACGATCGCCTGCTGCGCGGCGACGGCGCGCGGGTGACGATGGAGACGTTCTACCGTGCGATGCGGGTGAAGACCGGAGTGCTCATGGACGGGGCTGAGCCGGCCGGCGGCCGATGGAACTTCGATCGCGAGAACCGCAGCCCGCCGCCGAAGACGGGCCTGCGGTTTGCGCCGCGCGCGACGTTCCCGCCCGACGCAATCACGCGCGGCGCGATCGCAACGGTCGAGACGCACTTCGGCGATCACCCCGGTGATATCGGCGACTGGGATCTGCCGGTGACGCGCACCGACGCACTGGCGATGCTCGACGATTTCTGCGAACGCCGGCTCGATACGTTCGGGCCGTGGCAGGACGCGATGGTCGCGGGGGAACGCGCGATGTCGCACTCCCTGCTCTCCGCCGCGATCAACGTCGGCTTGCTGCACCCGCTCGAAGTCGTGGAGCGCGCAGAACTCGCGTTCCGCAGCGGGCGCGCGCGCCTCGCGTCGGTCGAAGGCTTCGTACGGCAGGTGCTGGGGTGGCGCGAGTTCGTCTGGCGGACGTACCGGTGCTGGATGCCGGAATACAAAGAGCGCAACGCGCTCGGCGCCGACCTGCCGCTCCCCGCATTCTACCGGGACGGGCAGACGCGGATGTTCTGCATGCGGGAAGCGGTCTCGCACGTCCGCGAGACGGCCTACGCGCATCACATCCTGCGGCTGATGGTGCTGGGCAACTTCGCGCTGATCGCGGGCGTCGTTCCGCGCGAGGCGCACGACTGGTTTCACGCGATGTTCGTCGACGGCTACGATTGGGTGATGGCGCCCAACGCGATCGGGATGGCGCTGCACGCCGACGGCGGCCTGGTAGGGACGAAGCCGTATGCCGCCTCGGCGAACTACATCGCCAAGATGTCGAACTACTGCGGGCGCTGCCGGTACGATCCGAAGCAGGCGACGGGCGAGGACGCGTGTCCCTTCAACGCGCTCTACTGGGACTTCATCGCGCGCAACGAGCGGCGCTTCGCCGCCAACCATCGGATGCGCGTGATCGTCCGCGCCTGGGCCGGCCGTCCCGCGGCCTGGCGCGTTGCGGTGCGGGAACGCGCGAGGCTGCTTCGCGAACGGATGCGGGCCGGCGCGCCGGTGTGA
- a CDS encoding Na+/H+ antiporter, which yields MSAGVLITAFLAAIVALALVAKRMHVPYPIVFVLGGVLLAFVPGAPTIVLEPDLVFLLFLPPLIFGDGWTTDVRSFLHYREPILLLAIGLVIFTSFCVAYAAHWLLGFPLALGFVLGAILSPTDAVAADAIAEELNLPRRLAAIINGESLVNDASGLVIYAFAVAAVVTGTFSLGLALAQFVYVVVVGLGIGIGGGILLARVLGWIRSSGLSDETIAVAFSLVTPFALYVPADALHASGVLAAMSGGMMLSRKSSRIFDADSRIAASAVWNLLFFTFNGAAFVLIGLQLRSIVAALGAYSPSTLALWSLGIAAVVVAARYAWVFPVSRLRRALSPRVREREGPDPPWQVTFVLGTAGMRGIVSLAAALALPVSFPQRDLILFVVFVVIVVTLVGEGLLLPVLIRRWNVVETDDAVARGVALARVRTAEAVRARLQELESTFSSPAEWEIVGRLAADYDQRIAHFSTHVDGNLDTASDEALHEIETRLRREAYRAERRALLELRGAGTITDDAYRHVEWQLDLAESRLE from the coding sequence GTGAGCGCGGGCGTTTTGATCACGGCATTTCTTGCGGCGATCGTGGCGCTCGCTCTCGTCGCGAAGCGGATGCACGTTCCGTATCCGATCGTCTTCGTGCTGGGAGGCGTGCTGCTCGCGTTCGTTCCGGGCGCACCGACGATCGTGCTCGAACCCGATCTGGTCTTCTTGCTGTTCCTGCCGCCGCTGATTTTCGGCGACGGCTGGACGACCGACGTTCGCTCGTTCCTGCACTATCGCGAGCCGATCTTGCTGCTGGCGATCGGCCTCGTGATCTTCACCTCGTTCTGCGTCGCCTACGCGGCGCACTGGCTGCTGGGCTTCCCGCTGGCGCTCGGATTCGTCCTCGGCGCGATCCTCTCGCCGACCGATGCGGTCGCGGCCGACGCGATCGCCGAAGAATTAAACTTGCCGCGCCGCCTCGCGGCGATCATCAACGGCGAGAGTCTGGTGAACGACGCGTCGGGCCTCGTCATCTACGCGTTCGCGGTCGCCGCGGTCGTGACCGGGACGTTCTCCCTCGGCCTGGCGCTCGCGCAGTTCGTCTACGTCGTCGTCGTCGGCCTGGGGATCGGGATCGGCGGCGGGATCCTGCTCGCACGCGTCCTGGGCTGGATTCGCAGCTCCGGGCTCTCGGACGAAACGATCGCGGTGGCGTTCTCGCTGGTGACGCCGTTCGCGCTCTACGTCCCCGCCGACGCGCTGCATGCATCGGGCGTCCTCGCCGCGATGAGCGGCGGGATGATGCTCAGCCGCAAGTCCAGCCGGATCTTCGATGCCGACAGCCGCATCGCGGCGAGCGCGGTGTGGAACCTGCTGTTCTTCACGTTCAACGGCGCCGCGTTCGTGCTGATCGGCCTGCAGCTGCGTTCGATCGTCGCGGCGCTCGGCGCGTATTCGCCGTCGACGCTCGCGCTGTGGTCGCTCGGGATCGCCGCGGTCGTCGTCGCGGCGCGCTATGCGTGGGTCTTCCCCGTCTCGCGGCTGCGCCGTGCGCTCTCGCCGCGCGTTCGCGAACGCGAGGGCCCCGATCCGCCGTGGCAGGTCACGTTCGTGCTGGGGACCGCCGGGATGCGCGGGATCGTCTCGCTCGCCGCGGCACTTGCGCTCCCGGTCAGCTTTCCGCAGCGCGATCTGATCCTGTTCGTCGTGTTCGTGGTGATCGTCGTGACGCTGGTCGGCGAAGGTCTGCTGCTGCCGGTGCTGATCCGGCGCTGGAACGTCGTCGAGACCGACGACGCGGTGGCGCGCGGCGTCGCGCTGGCGCGCGTGCGCACCGCCGAAGCGGTACGTGCTCGGCTGCAGGAGCTCGAGAGTACGTTCTCATCGCCGGCTGAGTGGGAGATCGTCGGACGCCTGGCCGCCGACTACGATCAACGGATCGCCCACTTCAGCACGCACGTCGACGGCAACCTCGACACGGCTTCCGACGAAGCGCTGCACGAGATCGAGACGCGGCTGCGCCGCGAAGCCTATCGGGCCGAACGCCGGGCGTTGCTCGAACTGCGCGGGGCGGGCACGATCACCGACGACGCGTACCGTCACGTCGAGTGGCAGCTCGACCTCGCGGAGTCGCGGCTGGAATGA
- a CDS encoding potassium transporter Kup — protein MLIVAAMGVVFGDIGTSPLYTLKTCFQLADAKPSPESVLGICSLLFYALVIVVCIKYVTFIMRVDHDGEGGILALLALASPPPEFGKMIRSAGLTIVVIVGASMLLGDGMITPAISVISAVEGISVVSSAAQPYVVPISLIVLLMLFAVQSRGTERVGKLFGPVMLVWFAAIAILGTIALIRQPAVLWAIDPRHAARMLTAHGFASFIILGGVVLAVTGVEALYADLSHFGRRPIMLGWYAAVFPALVLNYFGQGAKLLESPNALANPFYALTPAPLLIPMVVLATAATVIASQALISGTFTLVEQAIALNLAPRVDVKHTSYRYKGQVFVPSINGVVGIGCAVLVIAFRSSDRLAAAYGLAVAFTMLCTSIVYFVVITKVLHWNRALSLALVVGFVLVDGSLVVASLPKFFDGGWIPISISAVIVVISTTWLEGRRALSKALAEQQIPLEQVLDKLPSGMGEKGTMVFLTPDPRGVPFLARHRWVRERAQEERIVVLNITRASTPYLADSERVTIERLSLRLVRVVARFGYMESPRIEPILRSCGVSGLDLDRDDTSFFYADPKIEQLVPGGMPSWRRELFAALQRNSRPLPDDLRILAERRIELGITVAI, from the coding sequence ATGCTCATCGTCGCGGCGATGGGCGTGGTATTCGGGGACATCGGGACGAGCCCGCTCTACACGCTCAAGACGTGCTTCCAACTCGCCGACGCGAAGCCGTCGCCCGAGTCGGTCCTCGGGATCTGCTCGCTGCTGTTCTACGCGCTCGTGATCGTGGTGTGCATCAAGTACGTCACCTTCATCATGCGCGTCGACCACGACGGTGAAGGGGGGATCCTCGCCCTGCTCGCGCTCGCCTCGCCGCCGCCGGAGTTCGGGAAGATGATCCGCTCGGCCGGGCTGACGATCGTCGTCATCGTCGGCGCGTCGATGCTGCTCGGTGACGGGATGATCACGCCCGCGATCTCGGTGATCTCGGCGGTCGAGGGGATTAGCGTCGTCTCGTCGGCGGCGCAGCCCTACGTCGTCCCGATCTCCCTGATCGTGCTGCTCATGCTCTTCGCGGTGCAGAGTCGCGGGACGGAGCGGGTCGGCAAACTCTTCGGCCCGGTGATGCTCGTGTGGTTCGCCGCGATCGCGATCCTCGGGACGATCGCACTGATACGCCAGCCGGCAGTGCTCTGGGCGATCGATCCGCGCCACGCGGCGCGGATGCTCACCGCGCACGGCTTCGCGAGCTTCATCATCCTGGGCGGTGTGGTGCTAGCGGTGACGGGTGTCGAAGCGCTCTACGCCGACCTTTCGCACTTCGGCCGCCGTCCGATCATGCTCGGCTGGTATGCCGCCGTTTTTCCGGCGCTGGTGCTGAACTACTTCGGTCAGGGCGCGAAACTGCTCGAGAGCCCCAACGCGCTCGCCAACCCGTTCTACGCGCTCACCCCGGCGCCGCTCTTGATTCCGATGGTCGTGCTGGCGACGGCTGCGACGGTGATCGCGTCGCAGGCGCTCATCTCGGGAACGTTCACGCTCGTCGAGCAGGCGATCGCGCTCAACCTCGCGCCGCGCGTCGACGTCAAGCACACGTCGTATCGTTACAAGGGCCAGGTGTTCGTGCCGTCGATCAACGGCGTGGTCGGGATCGGCTGCGCGGTTCTGGTGATCGCGTTCCGCTCGAGCGACCGGCTCGCCGCCGCCTACGGACTCGCGGTCGCGTTCACGATGTTGTGCACGTCGATCGTCTACTTCGTTGTGATCACCAAGGTGCTGCACTGGAACCGCGCGCTCTCGCTCGCGCTGGTCGTCGGGTTCGTCCTCGTCGACGGCAGCCTGGTGGTCGCGTCGCTGCCGAAGTTCTTCGACGGCGGGTGGATCCCGATCTCGATCAGCGCGGTGATCGTCGTGATCAGCACGACGTGGCTCGAGGGACGGCGGGCGCTCTCGAAAGCGCTGGCGGAACAGCAGATTCCGCTCGAGCAGGTGCTCGACAAACTGCCCTCAGGGATGGGCGAGAAGGGGACGATGGTGTTCTTGACGCCCGATCCGCGTGGCGTCCCGTTCCTCGCACGGCATCGCTGGGTGCGCGAGCGCGCGCAAGAGGAGCGGATCGTCGTCCTCAACATCACCCGCGCCTCGACGCCGTACCTCGCCGACAGCGAACGCGTGACGATCGAGCGTCTCTCGCTGCGGCTGGTGCGCGTCGTCGCGCGTTTCGGCTACATGGAATCGCCGCGGATCGAACCGATTCTGCGCTCCTGTGGCGTGTCGGGGCTCGATCTGGACCGCGACGACACGTCGTTCTTCTACGCCGACCCGAAGATCGAACAGCTCGTCCCCGGCGGCATGCCGAGTTGGCGGCGCGAACTGTTCGCCGCCCTCCAGCGCAACTCGCGCCCGCTCCCCGACGACCTGCGCATCCTCGCCGAACGCCGCATCGAACTCGGCATCACCGTCGCGATCTGA
- a CDS encoding ABC transporter permease, with protein sequence MSVIRTVPLRRSLADAIAPYTAFAAKAFSREATYRMEVFTNIGSLLVRLYLMKAVWTALYAQNAAPAGVPLHAILTYTCVALLMSLVLEIDGTRAIREKIREGTIATDLMKPISLPLYFFSDGVGMTLLHAVLIVPALLASLLIVHIDVPPPGVLVAFALSFAIGYLVNFLLNFLMNCVAFWTLETFAVQLMVRWVSDLLSGQIVPLIFIPGALQNVVLALPFAAIYSTPLLIYVGTIPPSAYLRAMALQVVWFAAFAVLSWLVWRAAQRRVVVQGG encoded by the coding sequence ATGTCGGTAATACGTACCGTCCCGCTCCGCCGTTCCCTCGCCGACGCGATCGCGCCGTACACGGCATTCGCGGCAAAGGCGTTCTCGCGTGAAGCGACCTACCGCATGGAAGTTTTCACCAACATCGGGTCGCTGCTGGTGCGGCTGTATCTGATGAAGGCGGTGTGGACGGCGCTCTACGCCCAAAACGCAGCGCCGGCGGGCGTGCCGCTCCACGCGATCCTCACCTACACGTGCGTCGCGCTGCTGATGTCGCTGGTGCTCGAGATCGACGGCACCCGCGCGATCCGCGAGAAGATCCGCGAAGGGACGATCGCCACCGACCTGATGAAGCCGATCAGCCTGCCCCTGTACTTCTTCAGCGACGGGGTGGGGATGACGCTGCTGCACGCGGTGCTGATCGTCCCGGCGCTTCTCGCCTCGCTGCTGATCGTGCACATCGACGTGCCGCCGCCCGGCGTGCTCGTGGCGTTCGCGCTCAGTTTCGCAATCGGCTACCTGGTCAATTTTCTGCTGAACTTCCTGATGAACTGCGTGGCGTTCTGGACCCTGGAGACGTTCGCGGTCCAGCTCATGGTGCGCTGGGTGAGCGACTTGCTCAGCGGCCAGATCGTGCCGCTGATCTTCATCCCGGGTGCGCTGCAGAACGTCGTGCTCGCCCTGCCGTTCGCCGCGATCTACTCGACGCCGCTGCTGATCTACGTCGGGACGATCCCGCCGTCGGCGTACCTGCGGGCGATGGCCCTGCAGGTGGTGTGGTTCGCGGCGTTCGCAGTGCTCTCGTGGCTGGTGTGGCGGGCCGCGCAGCGGCGCGTCGTCGTTCAAGGCGGCTAA
- the bchL gene encoding ferredoxin:protochlorophyllide reductase (ATP-dependent) iron-sulfur ATP-binding protein: MTAVTVGAGPPRVPSWKGRGGLARRMDMLKIAVYGKGGIGKSTFSSNLSAAFGRAGKKTIQVGCDPKHDSTFTLTGDLIPTVVEVLSAAKFKSDEIERDEIIFPGKYGVDCVEAGGPPAGAGCGGYVVGETVKLLEKFGVYNDYDVMVFDVLGDVVCGGFSAPLQHSEQVIIVATNDFDSIFAANRIATAIGIKQRSGGGTLAGIVANRASNAELVGPYAQRIGSVCLTCIPENDSVRKSRLTAQTVFEQDPSGELGRPWTALAARLLDGVPLVVPTPIPERELFKQLGADYVRPADIPAPAMAV; encoded by the coding sequence GTGACTGCTGTCACCGTTGGCGCGGGGCCGCCCCGAGTACCGTCGTGGAAGGGACGAGGCGGACTCGCCCGGAGGATGGACATGCTCAAGATCGCGGTTTACGGCAAGGGCGGGATCGGCAAATCGACGTTCTCGTCTAATCTCAGCGCCGCGTTCGGCCGGGCCGGCAAGAAGACGATCCAGGTCGGCTGCGATCCCAAGCACGACTCGACGTTCACGCTCACCGGCGATCTCATCCCGACCGTCGTCGAGGTGCTCTCGGCGGCGAAGTTCAAATCCGACGAGATCGAGCGCGACGAGATCATCTTCCCCGGGAAGTACGGCGTCGATTGCGTCGAGGCGGGCGGACCGCCGGCGGGTGCGGGCTGCGGCGGCTACGTCGTCGGCGAGACCGTGAAACTGCTCGAGAAGTTCGGCGTCTACAACGACTACGACGTGATGGTGTTCGACGTGCTTGGCGATGTCGTATGCGGCGGGTTCTCCGCGCCGCTGCAGCACTCCGAGCAAGTCATCATCGTCGCCACCAACGACTTCGACTCGATCTTCGCCGCCAACCGCATTGCGACGGCGATCGGGATCAAACAGCGCAGCGGCGGCGGAACGCTGGCCGGGATCGTCGCGAACCGCGCGTCCAACGCCGAACTGGTCGGCCCGTACGCGCAGCGCATCGGCTCCGTCTGCCTCACGTGCATCCCCGAAAACGACAGCGTGCGCAAATCGCGCCTCACCGCGCAGACGGTGTTCGAACAGGATCCCAGCGGCGAACTCGGCCGGCCGTGGACGGCACTGGCGGCGCGGCTCCTCGACGGCGTCCCGCTCGTCGTCCCCACGCCGATCCCCGAACGCGAGCTCTTCAAACAGCTCGGCGCGGACTACGTCCGCCCCGCCGACATCCCCGCCCCCGCGATGGCGGTGTAG